In the genome of Bryobacteraceae bacterium, one region contains:
- a CDS encoding RnfABCDGE type electron transport complex subunit A: MNQQSLSSIFLDALLINNFVLSVFLGICPFLGVSGKIATAWRMGVSVIFVMLVSSILAFATNLLLVAANAEYLRLISYIVIIASTVQLVEMFIKKSSPALFRALGIYLPLITTNCAVLGVALFQTAREYSFVQSVVFALGGGMGFALALTLMSFLRERLELSDIPDVAKGTALVLILAGVLSMAFMGFAGMGGEG; the protein is encoded by the coding sequence GTGAACCAACAATCGCTCAGCAGTATCTTTCTCGACGCGCTGCTCATTAATAACTTCGTTCTGAGTGTGTTCCTCGGAATCTGCCCGTTCCTCGGCGTTTCCGGCAAGATCGCCACCGCCTGGCGCATGGGCGTCTCGGTGATCTTTGTGATGCTCGTTTCGAGCATCCTCGCTTTCGCCACCAACCTCCTCTTGGTAGCCGCCAACGCCGAGTATCTGCGCCTGATCAGCTATATCGTGATCATCGCTTCAACGGTCCAACTGGTGGAAATGTTCATCAAGAAGTCGAGCCCGGCGCTGTTCCGCGCGCTCGGCATCTATCTCCCGCTGATTACCACCAACTGTGCCGTGCTCGGCGTGGCCCTCTTCCAAACGGCCCGTGAATACAGCTTCGTGCAGAGCGTCGTATTCGCGCTCGGCGGCGGGATGGGATTCGCCCTCGCGCTGACGCTCATGTCCTTCCTTCGCGAGAGACTCGAACTCTCCGACATCCCCGATGTCGCCAAGGGCACCGCGCTCGTCCTCATCCTCGCTGGCGTGCTCTCGATGGCCTTCATGGGATTCGCCGGGATGGGAGGCGAGGGATGA
- a CDS encoding PQQ-binding-like beta-propeller repeat protein translates to MTSFRCGMLFAAATALSASALWGQGREADVRATYLKLCSGCHGDDARGSQQGPGLAGNLRLRRRSEQSLRNVITKGIPSAGMPGFDVSAETLDGLVAMVVSLNSTAAEAKVPGDRRAGEVYFFGAGRCGGCHMVAGRGAAKGPDLSNVARQLTVDQIREALQRPEARIVPGYELVTLELNDGRKIHGFARNRTAYEIAVQDFEGRFHPLQIDHVKQLVEEKSSAMPAAKASGDDLQNLIAYLSGLTGVKPGTVAPAAPVGGGIGFDRIVQPRPGDWATYNGNVSGNRYSALDQINAGNVGKLKMQWSFSIELWRQFLPDTPYFHENMRYFGLETVPLVVDGIMYATGPNQVLALDAVTGQQLWQFYRPRTKGLVSDPSLGTNRGVAILGDNLFFVTDDARLLAINRITGSPVWEQVMWDEPQKYGGTVAPLVVKDLVIAGVAGGDWGIRGFVAAYKAATGEREWRTWTVPDDGEPGIETWKGGGHKLGGGSTWLTGSYDPSLDTLYWATGNPWPNSDDSKRGGDNLYTDSVLALDPATGKMKWHYQFTPHDTHDWDATEPNVLVDTEFRGQPRKLLLHADRNGFFYVLDRTSGELLLAKPFMHRVTWASEIGRDGRPVLAPPGDLRCPEHATNWNGTAFSPATRLYYVMATEKCAVNLRPGSWRNPRPAADPGAKYLRAIDIETGRVVWEVKQVGPVDGKRVAGILGTAGGLLFYGDPSGYLVAASERDGRTLWRVPLNATLKTSPMTYSAGGQQYVTLAAGSSIVTFALAE, encoded by the coding sequence ATGACAAGCTTCCGATGCGGAATGCTCTTCGCGGCCGCGACAGCGCTGAGCGCTTCCGCCCTATGGGGGCAGGGGCGAGAGGCGGACGTCCGCGCCACGTATTTGAAACTGTGCTCGGGGTGCCACGGGGACGATGCACGGGGGTCGCAGCAGGGTCCTGGCCTGGCGGGAAATCTGCGCTTGCGGCGGCGTTCCGAACAGAGCCTGCGGAACGTGATTACGAAGGGCATTCCGTCAGCGGGCATGCCGGGCTTCGACGTGTCGGCCGAAACGCTCGATGGGCTGGTGGCGATGGTGGTTTCACTGAACTCGACGGCGGCAGAGGCGAAGGTTCCGGGCGACCGGCGGGCCGGCGAAGTCTACTTCTTCGGAGCGGGCCGCTGCGGCGGTTGCCACATGGTGGCGGGCCGGGGCGCAGCCAAGGGGCCGGACCTGTCGAACGTCGCCCGGCAACTGACCGTGGATCAGATTCGCGAGGCGCTGCAGAGACCGGAGGCCCGAATCGTTCCGGGATACGAGCTGGTCACGCTCGAGTTGAACGACGGCCGGAAGATCCATGGATTCGCCCGAAACAGGACGGCGTATGAGATCGCCGTGCAGGATTTCGAGGGCCGGTTTCATCCGCTCCAGATCGATCACGTGAAGCAGCTCGTTGAGGAGAAGAGCTCGGCGATGCCCGCGGCAAAGGCCTCCGGCGACGATTTGCAGAACCTGATCGCGTACCTGAGCGGTTTGACGGGCGTGAAGCCAGGTACGGTTGCGCCCGCGGCCCCGGTGGGAGGAGGGATTGGCTTTGACCGGATTGTACAGCCGAGGCCGGGAGACTGGGCGACTTACAACGGGAACGTAAGTGGAAACCGATACAGCGCTCTCGATCAGATCAACGCCGGTAACGTCGGAAAGCTGAAAATGCAGTGGTCTTTCTCGATCGAGTTATGGCGGCAGTTCCTCCCGGATACGCCTTACTTCCACGAGAACATGCGCTACTTCGGGCTGGAGACTGTGCCGCTGGTGGTGGACGGGATCATGTACGCGACAGGTCCGAACCAGGTTCTTGCGTTGGACGCGGTGACGGGGCAGCAGCTCTGGCAGTTCTACCGGCCGCGCACGAAGGGTCTGGTTTCAGACCCTTCGCTCGGTACAAATCGCGGGGTGGCGATTCTCGGCGACAACTTGTTCTTTGTAACAGACGACGCCAGGCTGCTCGCCATCAACCGGATCACCGGGAGCCCGGTTTGGGAGCAGGTGATGTGGGATGAACCGCAGAAGTATGGCGGAACGGTGGCGCCGCTGGTCGTGAAGGATCTGGTGATCGCGGGCGTCGCGGGCGGCGACTGGGGCATCCGCGGCTTCGTGGCGGCGTACAAAGCGGCAACCGGGGAACGCGAGTGGCGCACGTGGACGGTGCCGGACGACGGGGAGCCAGGTATCGAGACGTGGAAGGGCGGTGGACATAAGCTGGGAGGCGGATCCACGTGGCTCACGGGATCCTACGATCCTTCTCTCGACACGCTGTACTGGGCCACCGGGAATCCATGGCCGAATTCCGACGACAGCAAGCGCGGCGGCGACAACCTATACACCGACAGTGTGCTGGCACTCGATCCAGCCACCGGGAAGATGAAATGGCACTACCAGTTCACGCCCCACGACACGCATGACTGGGACGCTACCGAACCAAACGTGCTGGTGGATACGGAGTTCCGCGGGCAGCCACGAAAGCTATTGCTGCACGCGGATCGCAACGGCTTTTTTTACGTGCTGGACCGAACCAGCGGGGAGTTGCTGTTGGCGAAGCCGTTCATGCATCGCGTGACATGGGCAAGCGAGATCGGCCGTGACGGCCGGCCGGTGCTGGCGCCGCCGGGCGACTTGCGCTGTCCCGAGCACGCCACCAACTGGAACGGTACTGCGTTCAGCCCGGCGACGCGCCTCTACTACGTGATGGCGACCGAGAAGTGCGCGGTGAACCTCCGGCCGGGCAGTTGGCGGAATCCGCGTCCGGCGGCCGATCCGGGCGCGAAGTATCTGCGCGCGATCGACATCGAGACGGGGCGAGTGGTGTGGGAGGTGAAGCAGGTGGGTCCGGTGGACGGTAAGCGCGTGGCGGGGATTCTCGGGACGGCGGGCGGGTTGCTTTTCTACGGCGACCCGAGCGGTTACCTGGTGGCAGCGAGTGAGCGGGACGGCCGGACGCTGTGGCGGGTACCGCTGAACGCGACTCTCAAGACATCGCCGATGACCTATTCGGCCGGCGGACAGCAATATGTGACGCTTGCCGCGGGATCGAGTATCGTGACGTTCGCGCTGGCGGAGTAG
- a CDS encoding ankyrin repeat domain-containing protein, producing the protein MASEILESLGGETGCGRLARAFYARVARDAALKPLFPGRSMRCAIEEFTSFLVQFLDGGEDEMQHRRWLSLLESHRRFQIGPAERQAWLRHMRTTLEEAAIDDGARAGLRQFFESTSLYITGRPGNSVEHGELGARWREQRALDDLAAAVDAGRDEAAISAAARFETRPSVFVGVLARMVRTGRDELLRFTLEAIRRRPALAGHRYAGSTLLHWASGAGCVAVTAALLELGMDADLAGRGGHTPLYNVANECGAPSGPLVVERLVRAGADVNRRSDATRATPLHAAARRGHVAIARALLDSGADPRARDSKGATPLDRARNCRQKEMVAFLAAR; encoded by the coding sequence ATGGCGAGCGAGATTCTCGAGTCCCTAGGCGGGGAAACGGGCTGCGGGCGGCTGGCGAGAGCTTTCTACGCGAGGGTCGCCCGGGACGCGGCGTTGAAGCCGCTGTTCCCCGGAAGGAGCATGCGGTGCGCGATCGAGGAGTTCACGTCGTTCCTGGTTCAATTCCTTGATGGCGGCGAAGACGAGATGCAGCACCGCCGGTGGTTGAGCCTCCTCGAATCCCACAGGCGGTTCCAGATCGGGCCCGCGGAACGGCAGGCCTGGCTGCGGCATATGCGGACAACGCTCGAAGAGGCAGCGATCGACGACGGAGCGCGCGCGGGGTTGCGTCAGTTCTTTGAGAGTACGTCGCTCTACATCACGGGACGCCCGGGGAATTCCGTGGAGCACGGGGAGCTCGGCGCGCGCTGGCGCGAGCAGCGGGCGCTGGACGATCTGGCCGCTGCCGTCGACGCGGGGCGCGATGAGGCGGCGATCTCGGCTGCCGCGCGCTTCGAGACGCGGCCCTCGGTTTTCGTCGGCGTGCTGGCGCGCATGGTTCGAACAGGGCGAGACGAACTGCTCCGGTTCACGCTGGAAGCCATTCGCCGCAGGCCTGCGCTGGCCGGGCATCGCTATGCGGGCAGCACCCTGCTGCACTGGGCGAGCGGCGCGGGGTGCGTTGCCGTGACGGCGGCGCTTCTCGAGTTGGGCATGGATGCCGACCTCGCCGGGCGTGGCGGACACACGCCGCTCTACAACGTGGCGAACGAATGCGGAGCCCCGTCCGGGCCGTTGGTGGTGGAGCGCCTGGTTCGCGCCGGCGCCGATGTCAACCGAAGGAGCGACGCCACGCGGGCGACACCTCTGCACGCCGCAGCCCGGCGTGGACATGTCGCAATCGCTCGCGCGCTGCTCGATAGCGGGGCGGATCCGCGCGCGCGGGACAGCAAGGGGGCGACGCCGCTCGATCGGGCAAGGAACTGCCGGCAGAAGGAGATGGTGGCGTTTCTGGCGGCGCGGTAG
- a CDS encoding NADP-dependent malic enzyme yields MRIRDEDALRYHEASPAGKIAVVATKPCQTQRDLSLAYTPGVAVACMAIHREPNDAYRYTSKGNLVAVVTNGTAVLGLGNIGPLAGKPVMEGKGVLFKRFADIDVFDIELNATDPADIIRACEMLEPTFGGINLEDIKAPECFEIEEKLRHSLRIPVFHDDQHGTAIISGAALINAVEIAGKKLDSVRLVINGAGASAIACAEHYIAVGVRRENIIMCDTKGVIYRGRAEHMNRFKEKLANDTAARTLSEALVGADVLVGLSSANCVTRDMIRPMAPDPIVFAMANPDPEITWEEATAAREDVIMATGRSDYPNQVNNVLGFPFIFRGALDVRATSITNEMKLAATRALAGLAREDVPDSVRRAYGVENMEFGRSYIIPTPFDPRVLVRVASAVARAAMESGVAQNPVDLAKYELELERRLGKAHEIMRIMIHKARRNPRRVVFPEGEEAKILRACHLLIEDKIADPILVGRRDVIMATAESLNIDLNGARIVDPSSFDELPEYIDDFYRRRQRKGITRKEAESRIVSQPTLLGAMMLARGEADALIAGLTQHYPDTIRPALQVIPLAPGRKRVAGMYMLITKQNDVYFLADTTVTIEPTAADLAEIAVMAAAKARDFDVEPRVAMLSFSNFGSARHPLSEKVRNAVDLVRATNPDLVIDGEMQADTAVVPEILEQTFPFSRLKGAANVLVFPNLESGNIAYKLLMRIGGAEAIGPILMGPSKPVHVLQRGCEVSDIVNMAAIAVVDAR; encoded by the coding sequence ATGCGCATCCGCGACGAAGACGCACTTCGTTATCACGAAGCCTCCCCCGCGGGCAAAATCGCCGTTGTAGCGACCAAGCCCTGCCAGACCCAGCGCGACCTCAGTCTCGCCTACACACCCGGCGTCGCCGTCGCGTGCATGGCCATCCACCGCGAACCCAACGACGCTTACCGGTACACCTCCAAAGGCAACCTCGTCGCCGTCGTCACCAACGGCACCGCCGTCCTCGGACTCGGCAATATCGGCCCTCTCGCCGGCAAGCCCGTTATGGAAGGCAAGGGCGTTCTGTTCAAACGATTCGCCGACATCGACGTCTTCGACATCGAACTCAACGCCACCGATCCCGCCGACATCATCCGCGCCTGCGAGATGCTCGAGCCCACCTTCGGCGGAATCAACCTTGAGGACATCAAGGCCCCCGAATGTTTTGAGATCGAAGAGAAACTCCGTCATTCGCTCCGTATCCCGGTCTTCCACGACGACCAGCACGGCACCGCCATCATCTCCGGCGCCGCGCTCATCAACGCCGTCGAAATCGCCGGGAAGAAGCTCGACTCGGTGCGCCTGGTGATCAACGGCGCCGGGGCCAGCGCCATCGCCTGCGCCGAGCACTACATCGCCGTCGGCGTGCGCCGCGAGAACATCATTATGTGCGACACCAAGGGCGTCATCTACCGCGGCCGCGCCGAGCACATGAATCGCTTCAAGGAGAAGCTCGCCAACGACACCGCCGCTCGCACGCTCAGCGAAGCCCTCGTCGGCGCCGACGTCCTCGTCGGCCTCTCCAGCGCGAACTGTGTGACCCGCGACATGATCCGGCCCATGGCGCCGGATCCCATTGTCTTCGCCATGGCCAATCCCGATCCCGAAATCACCTGGGAAGAGGCCACTGCCGCGCGAGAAGACGTCATCATGGCCACCGGCCGTTCGGACTACCCCAACCAGGTAAACAATGTCCTCGGCTTCCCTTTCATCTTTCGCGGAGCGCTTGACGTCCGCGCCACCTCCATCACCAATGAGATGAAACTTGCCGCCACGCGCGCCCTGGCCGGCCTCGCCCGCGAGGATGTGCCCGATTCGGTGCGCCGCGCCTACGGCGTCGAGAACATGGAGTTCGGCCGTAGCTACATCATCCCAACGCCCTTCGATCCGCGCGTTCTGGTGAGGGTGGCTTCTGCGGTCGCCCGGGCGGCCATGGAGAGCGGCGTCGCGCAGAATCCTGTCGACCTCGCCAAGTACGAACTCGAGCTCGAACGCCGCCTCGGCAAGGCCCACGAGATCATGCGCATCATGATCCACAAGGCGCGCCGGAATCCGCGCCGCGTCGTCTTCCCCGAAGGCGAAGAAGCCAAGATCCTCCGCGCCTGTCACCTGCTCATCGAAGATAAGATCGCGGACCCGATCCTGGTCGGCCGCCGCGACGTCATCATGGCCACCGCCGAGAGCCTGAACATCGATCTGAATGGCGCCCGCATTGTCGATCCCTCCAGCTTCGACGAACTGCCCGAATACATTGATGACTTCTACCGCCGCCGCCAGCGCAAAGGCATCACCCGCAAGGAAGCCGAATCCCGCATTGTTTCGCAGCCCACTCTGCTCGGCGCAATGATGCTCGCCCGCGGCGAAGCCGACGCCCTCATCGCCGGCCTCACGCAACACTACCCGGACACCATCCGCCCCGCGCTCCAGGTGATTCCACTCGCTCCGGGACGCAAGCGAGTCGCCGGTATGTACATGCTGATCACAAAGCAGAACGACGTCTATTTCCTCGCCGACACCACCGTAACCATCGAACCCACCGCCGCCGATCTCGCCGAAATCGCCGTCATGGCCGCCGCCAAGGCCCGCGACTTCGACGTCGAACCTCGCGTGGCGATGCTTTCGTTTTCGAACTTCGGCTCGGCCCGCCATCCGCTTTCGGAGAAGGTGCGCAACGCCGTCGACCTGGTCCGCGCGACAAACCCGGATCTCGTCATTGATGGCGAAATGCAGGCCGATACGGCCGTGGTCCCCGAGATCCTGGAGCAGACGTTCCCGTTCAGCCGGCTCAAAGGCGCAGCCAACGTGCTCGTCTTCCCCAACCTCGAATCCGGAAACATCGCCTACAAGCTGCTGATGAGGATCGGCGGAGCCGAAGCAATCGGGCCTATTCTCATGGGGCCATCCAAGCCAGTACACGTCCTCCAACGCGGCTGCGAGGTCTCCGACATCGTCAACATGGCCGCGATCGCCGTCGTCGACGCGCGGTAA
- a CDS encoding carbonic anhydrase — translation MKSKSLLLALLAVVAVLAGVFWKWGNQIEFVGGGALVNLGYRLQDPLEEYDFEHHDPTAENVWSEFVKQNRMASLVRDVFPRSARHPVIAMVICMDARLDTSEIAGDTRRYYYILRLAGSVLSPKEEDMLELAVANGTKVVIFTTHTDCAAEKMYRDPEQRPKYPALSTALEERDSRLREFVARPMIKDKLASKQLIVKRMTLDTANDRVVPMPDL, via the coding sequence ATGAAATCCAAGTCGCTACTCCTCGCGCTGCTTGCCGTGGTGGCCGTCCTTGCCGGTGTCTTTTGGAAATGGGGCAACCAGATTGAGTTCGTTGGCGGGGGCGCCCTCGTCAACCTCGGCTATCGCCTCCAGGACCCGCTCGAGGAATACGACTTCGAACATCATGACCCCACCGCCGAGAATGTGTGGTCCGAGTTCGTCAAGCAGAACCGGATGGCTTCGCTCGTGCGCGATGTCTTTCCCCGCTCGGCCCGGCACCCCGTGATCGCCATGGTGATCTGCATGGATGCGCGCCTCGACACCTCCGAGATCGCCGGCGATACCCGCCGCTACTACTACATCCTTCGCCTGGCCGGCTCGGTCCTCTCGCCTAAGGAAGAAGACATGCTCGAACTCGCCGTCGCCAACGGCACCAAGGTCGTCATCTTCACCACTCACACCGATTGCGCCGCCGAGAAGATGTACCGCGACCCGGAGCAGCGGCCCAAGTACCCGGCGCTCAGCACGGCTCTTGAGGAACGTGATTCCCGCCTTCGCGAGTTCGTCGCCCGGCCCATGATCAAAGACAAACTCGCCTCGAAGCAGCTCATTGTCAAGCGCATGACGCTCGATACGGCGAATGACCGCGTCGTGCCGATGCCGGACCTGTAA
- a CDS encoding aspartate aminotransferase family protein, giving the protein MSDKWRKSRELLERTRASLTGGVSSPFRAMFPVPLYFEDGQGSRLTDVDGNRYIDYTLAWGPNILGYRHPRVCEAVARQAMGVHTYGAQHRLEPEVAEKFQRTVPCAERIAFTSSGSEAVQCALRLARGFTGRNLILKFEGHYHGWLDSVLISYRAPIENMGPADAPVAAGQSRGAVPNAVDNVLTAPWNDAAYVESLLAARGHEIAAVITEPVLCNSGCLMPDPGYLQALRDITARHGVLLIFDEVITGFRMAPGGAQQHFGIAPDLATFGKAIGAGITLSAVAGRAQIMEEMLRGVTFGGTFNGNPIGLAAASAALDVLTENDGAALRHANTLGCELMSGLRDLAARHRIPAQLRGFGAAFGIHFTDRTELRNYRDTLGNNKERQSDYVRGMLEEGIYLLPDGRVYTSTAHTRQDIDETLAAAGRVFARL; this is encoded by the coding sequence ATGTCCGACAAGTGGCGGAAGTCCAGAGAACTCCTTGAGCGCACGCGCGCTTCGCTCACAGGCGGCGTCAGCAGCCCGTTTCGCGCGATGTTTCCGGTGCCCCTTTATTTCGAAGACGGCCAAGGCTCGCGCCTCACCGACGTCGATGGCAATCGGTACATCGACTACACGCTCGCCTGGGGGCCGAACATTCTCGGCTACCGCCACCCGCGCGTGTGCGAAGCCGTCGCCCGCCAGGCGATGGGTGTGCACACCTACGGCGCCCAACATCGGCTGGAGCCGGAAGTCGCCGAAAAGTTCCAGCGCACCGTTCCCTGCGCCGAGCGCATCGCATTCACTTCCAGCGGTAGTGAAGCCGTTCAGTGCGCGTTGCGTCTTGCCCGCGGCTTCACCGGCCGCAATCTCATCCTGAAGTTCGAAGGCCACTATCACGGCTGGCTCGATTCGGTCCTCATCTCCTACCGGGCGCCGATCGAGAACATGGGCCCCGCCGACGCGCCCGTCGCCGCCGGCCAGTCGCGCGGTGCGGTTCCCAACGCCGTCGACAACGTACTCACCGCGCCCTGGAACGATGCCGCCTATGTCGAGAGCCTGCTCGCCGCGCGTGGTCATGAGATCGCGGCCGTAATCACGGAACCGGTCCTCTGCAACAGCGGCTGCCTCATGCCGGACCCCGGCTACCTGCAAGCGCTACGCGACATCACGGCCCGCCACGGGGTCTTGCTGATCTTCGACGAGGTGATCACCGGCTTCCGCATGGCGCCGGGCGGAGCGCAGCAGCACTTCGGGATCGCTCCGGACCTCGCCACCTTCGGTAAGGCCATCGGCGCCGGTATCACGCTCAGCGCCGTCGCCGGCCGCGCCCAGATCATGGAAGAGATGCTCCGCGGCGTGACGTTTGGAGGCACGTTCAACGGCAACCCCATCGGCCTTGCCGCCGCCAGCGCCGCACTCGACGTTCTCACCGAAAACGACGGCGCCGCGCTCCGGCACGCCAACACGCTCGGCTGTGAGTTGATGTCCGGCCTGCGAGATCTCGCCGCGCGCCATCGCATCCCGGCGCAGCTTCGCGGCTTCGGCGCGGCGTTCGGAATCCACTTCACGGATCGTACGGAGCTTCGCAACTACCGCGACACGCTCGGCAACAACAAGGAGCGGCAGTCGGACTATGTTCGGGGGATGCTCGAGGAGGGCATCTACCTCCTGCCGGACGGCCGCGTCTACACGTCCACCGCTCACACCCGGCAGGACATCGACGAGACCCTCGCCGCCGCCGGCCGCGTGTTTGCGAGGCTGTAG
- a CDS encoding electron transport complex subunit E, which yields MSQTQAVAQSPGQSVEAFLEGLSKQNPVFVQALGMCPTLAVTNSVRNALAMSLATTFVLVCSNALVSTVRKLVPKQVRIATYILIIATFVTMVDYLIKAISIPVYKALGPFIALIVVNCIILGRAEAFASRNPLIPSILDGLGMGAGFSIALICLGGVREILGAGTFLGYSLFGPHYQPWVLFLLPPGGFFTLAGWLLVFSAWRARS from the coding sequence ATGAGTCAAACCCAAGCCGTCGCGCAGTCCCCGGGCCAGAGCGTGGAAGCCTTCCTCGAAGGCCTGTCGAAGCAAAACCCCGTGTTCGTCCAGGCGCTCGGCATGTGTCCGACGCTTGCTGTCACCAACAGCGTCCGCAACGCCCTCGCGATGAGCCTCGCCACCACTTTTGTGCTCGTCTGCTCGAACGCGCTGGTCTCCACCGTCCGCAAGCTCGTCCCGAAGCAGGTGCGCATCGCCACCTACATCCTGATCATCGCGACCTTCGTCACCATGGTCGACTACCTCATCAAAGCGATCAGCATTCCCGTGTACAAGGCGCTCGGACCCTTTATCGCGCTGATCGTCGTCAACTGCATCATCCTCGGCCGCGCCGAGGCATTCGCCAGCCGCAATCCGCTGATTCCCTCGATCCTCGATGGGCTCGGCATGGGCGCCGGCTTCTCCATCGCGCTCATCTGCCTGGGAGGAGTCCGCGAGATCCTCGGCGCGGGAACGTTCCTCGGCTACTCCCTGTTCGGCCCGCACTACCAGCCATGGGTGCTGTTCCTTCTGCCTCCGGGCGGGTTCTTCACGCTTGCCGGCTGGCTTCTGGTCTTCAGCGCCTGGAGGGCACGGTCGTGA
- a CDS encoding amidohydrolase/deacetylase family metallohydrolase has protein sequence MKTYSRRTVLFHSALSVAAGQATRPRYDILVRGGYVICPAQNLSAVRDVAVLNGRIARVSEGIAPAEAAQVIDARGYLVTPGLIDIHVHVYDGVAPLGIPADPNCIAKGVTTVVDAGSAGAHTFPGLRKYVINVVDTRVYALLNISVVGQSTLSTDNPWGELIDLRLANAKLTAKTIEQNRDVIVGVKIRLTENIAGRRDLDALKLAREAADAVRLPLMVHIGGTFSTLPKILELLRKGDVITHSFRGGAGGILDDRGRVLPEVLRSVRNGVNLDIGHGAGSFAWATAEAALKQDLLPGTISSDVHQFNVHGPVLDLATTLSKFVHLGMKLEDVLTRATVNPARTFGALSGFGTLREGSTGDIAVFRMLEGDFELSDSLRQRRVVHQRLLPVAAIKAGRLYGASAIPVVTL, from the coding sequence ATGAAAACCTACTCGCGCCGGACGGTCTTGTTTCACTCAGCGCTCTCGGTCGCCGCCGGGCAAGCCACTCGGCCCCGCTATGACATCCTGGTTCGCGGCGGTTACGTCATCTGCCCGGCCCAGAATCTCTCGGCGGTCCGCGACGTGGCGGTTCTGAACGGCAGGATCGCCCGCGTCTCCGAAGGCATTGCCCCGGCCGAGGCCGCGCAGGTGATCGACGCCCGTGGTTACTTAGTAACTCCCGGATTGATTGATATCCACGTCCACGTCTACGACGGGGTCGCGCCGCTTGGTATTCCTGCTGACCCTAACTGCATCGCGAAAGGCGTCACTACCGTCGTCGATGCCGGCTCGGCCGGCGCGCATACATTCCCCGGTCTGCGCAAATACGTGATCAACGTGGTCGATACGCGCGTCTACGCTCTGCTCAACATATCCGTCGTCGGCCAGTCGACGCTCTCCACCGACAACCCTTGGGGCGAACTGATCGACCTTCGTCTCGCCAACGCCAAACTCACCGCCAAGACCATCGAGCAGAACCGCGACGTCATCGTCGGCGTCAAGATCCGCCTCACCGAGAACATCGCCGGACGCCGCGATCTTGACGCCTTGAAGCTCGCTCGCGAAGCGGCCGACGCCGTCAGGCTGCCACTCATGGTTCACATCGGCGGGACTTTCTCCACCCTTCCGAAGATCCTCGAACTGCTTCGTAAGGGCGATGTCATCACGCACTCGTTTCGCGGCGGCGCCGGCGGCATCCTGGATGATCGCGGCCGTGTGCTCCCGGAAGTCCTGCGCAGTGTGCGGAACGGAGTGAATCTCGATATCGGCCACGGCGCCGGAAGCTTCGCGTGGGCCACCGCCGAGGCCGCCCTGAAACAGGATCTCCTCCCTGGAACGATTTCGAGCGATGTGCATCAGTTCAACGTTCACGGCCCGGTCCTCGATCTTGCCACCACGCTGTCCAAGTTCGTCCACCTCGGCATGAAGCTCGAAGACGTCCTCACCCGCGCCACCGTCAACCCGGCCCGCACTTTCGGAGCGCTCAGCGGATTCGGCACGCTACGCGAAGGCTCCACCGGCGACATCGCTGTCTTCCGAATGCTGGAGGGCGACTTCGAACTTTCCGATTCACTCCGCCAACGGCGCGTAGTCCACCAGCGCCTGCTTCCCGTGGCGGCCATCAAAGCCGGCCGGCTCTACGGAGCCTCGGCAATTCCTGTGGTCACGCTGTAG